In the genome of Vicia villosa cultivar HV-30 ecotype Madison, WI linkage group LG7, Vvil1.0, whole genome shotgun sequence, one region contains:
- the LOC131619642 gene encoding TPD1 protein homolog 1-like encodes MNFVILGFLMIAVLIPTNVVGRDLYETSSISKTASVSSHLDENCGKSSIQINQSPTEPLPSGIPTYTVEIANTCVSGCSISNVHVACGMFSSATLINPNTFKRLSNNDCLVNGGNTIPNGGVISFKYANTYSYPLSVSSVDCS; translated from the exons ATGAATTTTGTGATCTTGGGTTTCTTGATGATAGCTGTCTTGATTCCTACTAATGTAGTAGGAAGGGATTTGTATGAGACCTCATCAATCTCTAAAACAG CAAGTGTATCTTCACATCTTGATGAAAATTGCGGCAAGTCTAGTATTCAAATAAATCAATCTCCAACTGAACCACTTCCAAGTGGTATTCCAACATATACAGTTGAGATTGCAAACACATGTGTCTCTGGTTGTTCCATCTCTAACGTTCATGTTGCATGTGGCATGTTCAGTTCTGCGACACTTATCAATCCAAACACCTTCAAGCGTCTCAGCAACAATGATTGTTTAGTTAATGGTGGAAACACTATTCCTAATGGAGGTGTTATTTCCTTCAAATATGCTAACACATATTCTTATCCTCTTTCTGTCTCATCTGTGGATTGTAGTTGA